CAGAGTTTGATGAGCAAGGCTGTCTGGATCTGACTCGTACGCTGCAAAGCCTTACCCACAAATTCAACGTCAATCATGTCTGGGTTGAAGCTGGGGCCACTTTGGCTGGTGCTCTGCTCAGCAAAGGTTTGGTTGATGAGTTGATTGTCTACCTAGCCCCTAAGTTAATGGGCAGTGATGGTCGCGGGCTGATTGGCGCACTTGGTCTGAGCAATATGGCGCAAGTGATGGATTTAACCATTAAAGATGTACGCATGGTCGGCCCTGATATCCGCATCATCGCGACTCCTAAAGAGAAAGAAAATTAAATGTTTACAGGAATTATCGAAGCCGTAGGCACGCTGACGGCGATCACTCCGCGCGGTGAAGACATCAGTGTGACAGTGCAAACTGGTAAGCTGGATATGTCGGATGTGAAGCTAGGCGACAGTATAGCCACCAATGGCGTTTGTCTGACCGTGATTGATTTTGGCCCGAACTATTACAGCGCCGATCTCTCCCTAGAGACGCTGAAAAAAACCGGTTTTGCGCATTATCAGGTAGGCTCCAAAGTCAATTTAGAGAAAGCCATGTTGCCAACCACCCGTTTTGGTGGACACATCGTTTCGGGGCATGTTGATGGCGTCGGGGAAATTGTTGAGCGCAATCAGGTTGGCCGGGCGATCGAGTTCTGGGTACAGATGCCTGCAGAGATAAGCAAATACGTCGCCGAAAAAGGCTCGATTACGGTTGATGGCATCAGTCTTACCGTCAATGACCTGCGTAAAAACGCCTTTAAGCTGACGATCGTACCGCACACGGGCGAAGAGACGACCATCAATGATTTCCACGTTGGGCGCAAAGTGAATCTGGAAGTGGATGTGCTAGCGCGCTACATGGAGCGTCTGTTGCAAGGAAATCAGGCGCAAGAGGCACCTGAATCTCGCCTTACGATGGAGTTTCTGCAACAGAATGGTTTTGCTTAGTTCACAGAACGTTAGCACGCTTATTGACACATTGAGACGATAATTCAGACTACACAGAATCTAACGCTCTGCACTTAATTGACAGGAAAGAGACTATGCCGATCAGCACTCCACAGGAAATTATCGACGATATCCGTTTGGGGAAAATGGTTATCCTCATGGATGACGAAGACCGTGAAAACGAAGGCGACCTGATCATGGCCGCAGAACACATTTCGCCTGAAGCGATTAATTTTATGGCGACCCATGGGCGCGGCCTGATTTGTCTGACCATGACCAAAGAGCGCTGCAAGCGTCTTGGCTTGCCACCAATGGTGCAGGACAATAACGCCCAGTACACCACCAATTTTACCGTCTCGATTGAAGCGGCCGAAGGGGTGACCACCGGGATTTCTGCTGCTGATCGCGCGCGTACCGTACAAGCTGCGGTTGCCAAAGAAGCGAAAGCGGCGGATCTGGTTCAGCCGGGGCACATTTTTCCTCTCGCGGCGCAAGATGGCGGTGTGTTAACTCGCGCAGGTCATACCGAAGCAGGATGTGATTTGGCGCGCCTTGCCGGGTTGGAGCCTGCCTCCGTGATTGTCGAGATCCTCAATGATGACGGCACTATGGCGCGTCGCCCAGATTTAGAACTGTTTGCTGAAAAGCATGGTTTGAAGCTCGGCACCATCGCTGATCTAATCGAGTATCGTAACAACACTGAAACCACCATCGAGCGTGTCGCACAGTGCCAACTGCCGACGGAATACGGCGAATTTACGTTGGTGACTTATCGCGACATCATCGATCAGCAGATCCATTTTGCTCTGTGCAAAGGCGATTTAAAACAAAACACACCATTGGTGCGCGTGCATTTGCAAGACACCTTTACCGATCTATTGCGCAGTGACCGCAATGCTGAGCGCAGCTGGACGCTCGATAAAGCGATGGCCCGTATCGGCCAAGAGGGTGGGGTGTTGGTTATTCTTGGCAACGAAGAGTCGCCGGAACTTTTGATCCACCGCGTGAAAATGTTTGAAGCGCAAGATAAAGACGATGCGCCGAAGCTGGCGAAAAAGCAGGGCACATCACGCCGTGTTGGGGTTGGCTCTCAAATTCTGGCCGATCTTGGTGTGCATGACATGCGTCTGCTCTCCTCATCAAACAAGAAGTACCATGCGCTGGGCGGCTTTGGCCTCAACGTGGTTGAGTACGTGTGTGAATAGCCAACTGACGTTCGTGTGACCGATAAGAGAAACGCAGCCCACGTTTGGCTGCGTTTTTTTACCTGAGTTTTTCCTTCTAACGGACTAAAACCGACAGATAACAGCCCCGCTGGCAGGATAATCGGCGGCGAAATACCATTAGATATTGCTCACAAATTTGTGCTAGAATCCGGCGATTCTTACTTGATGAACATAGTTAAAGGAAGGCTTATGAAAGTGATCGAGGGTGGCTTCCCCGCGCCAAACGCAAAAATTGCTATCGTTATTTCTCGTTTCAACAGTTTTATTAACGAAAGTTTATTGTCTGGTGCCATCGATACTTTAAAGCGTCACGGACAAGTTAGCGATGACAACATCACTGTCGTACGTTGCCCTGGTGCAGTTGAACTTCCTCTGGTTGCTCAACGTGTTGCTAAAACTGGCAAGTATGATGCGATTGTTTCTCTGGGCACAGTTATCCGTGGTGGCACGCCGCATTTTGACTATGTTTGTAGTGAAATGAATAAAGGTCTGGCACAAGTGTCGATGGAATTTAGCATTCCAGTCGCATTTGGTGTCTTGACTGTTGATACGATCGATCAAGCTATTGAACGCGCAGGAACCAAGGCTGGTAACAAAGGTGCAGAGGCTGCACTGAGCGCGCTTGAGATGATCAACGTTCTTTCTGAAATCGATTCCTAATGGGGGCCAGTGTGAAACCAGCCGCACGTCGTAATGCACGTCAATTCGCTTTACAAGCAATTTACTCATGGCAAATTACTAAAGAAAATGTTGCCACAATCGAAGAGCAATTTTTGTCAGGTGAAAAGTACGATGAAGAAGAACATCGCGCTGCTGAGCCTGCCTTGGCTGCTCCTGAAACTGACGTTGCATACTTCCGTGACTTGTTGACCGGTGTTGTATTGAGTCACGCGGAACTGGATAGCAAGATTCGTCCTTACGTTTCACGCCCTATGCAGGATCTGGATATGATGGAGCTGGCATTGCTCCGTCTGGCAATGTACGAAATGACGCGCCGTGAAGATGTCCCTTACAAAGTGGTCATCAACGAAGCGATTGAACTAGCGAAAGTGTTTGCGGCAGAAGATAGCCACAAATTCGTCAACGGTGTGCTGGATAAAGCCGCACCGCATGTTCGCAAAAAGTAACAAGCGTTCTACAGAAAAGGTCAGCACTCGCTGACCTTTTTTATACAAAGGAA
This Vibrio navarrensis DNA region includes the following protein-coding sequences:
- a CDS encoding riboflavin synthase, producing the protein MFTGIIEAVGTLTAITPRGEDISVTVQTGKLDMSDVKLGDSIATNGVCLTVIDFGPNYYSADLSLETLKKTGFAHYQVGSKVNLEKAMLPTTRFGGHIVSGHVDGVGEIVERNQVGRAIEFWVQMPAEISKYVAEKGSITVDGISLTVNDLRKNAFKLTIVPHTGEETTINDFHVGRKVNLEVDVLARYMERLLQGNQAQEAPESRLTMEFLQQNGFA
- the nusB gene encoding transcription antitermination factor NusB; this translates as MGASVKPAARRNARQFALQAIYSWQITKENVATIEEQFLSGEKYDEEEHRAAEPALAAPETDVAYFRDLLTGVVLSHAELDSKIRPYVSRPMQDLDMMELALLRLAMYEMTRREDVPYKVVINEAIELAKVFAAEDSHKFVNGVLDKAAPHVRKK
- the ribH gene encoding 6,7-dimethyl-8-ribityllumazine synthase codes for the protein MKVIEGGFPAPNAKIAIVISRFNSFINESLLSGAIDTLKRHGQVSDDNITVVRCPGAVELPLVAQRVAKTGKYDAIVSLGTVIRGGTPHFDYVCSEMNKGLAQVSMEFSIPVAFGVLTVDTIDQAIERAGTKAGNKGAEAALSALEMINVLSEIDS
- the ribBA gene encoding bifunctional 3,4-dihydroxy-2-butanone-4-phosphate synthase/GTP cyclohydrolase II, producing MPISTPQEIIDDIRLGKMVILMDDEDRENEGDLIMAAEHISPEAINFMATHGRGLICLTMTKERCKRLGLPPMVQDNNAQYTTNFTVSIEAAEGVTTGISAADRARTVQAAVAKEAKAADLVQPGHIFPLAAQDGGVLTRAGHTEAGCDLARLAGLEPASVIVEILNDDGTMARRPDLELFAEKHGLKLGTIADLIEYRNNTETTIERVAQCQLPTEYGEFTLVTYRDIIDQQIHFALCKGDLKQNTPLVRVHLQDTFTDLLRSDRNAERSWTLDKAMARIGQEGGVLVILGNEESPELLIHRVKMFEAQDKDDAPKLAKKQGTSRRVGVGSQILADLGVHDMRLLSSSNKKYHALGGFGLNVVEYVCE